The region ACCTAATTCCGAATtgtttggtggcgaaacttgaagtaaagaaatcaaactttaacgAAAAGACAAAGTTTCGAGTGGTCGGAAAGCCGGCGGCTCAAAAATTCGGAATATGCCGCTGTCGggacttttcaaattcagaatttcgaCCCCGCCCCCTTTTCTTTACCGAGAACATCGAAAGATTTTACCGTAAATTTCTTCCCGTTCTCTGCTGCTCGACTTTCTGTTTCTAATCGTACTCGAGGTCTGCCAGGACGAAGACCAACCCATCGCTTTATGATATTACATTCctgaaattggaagaaaacgaagaatcGTTTTGGCTGATTGTGAATTTGGTCTAATTATTATCTATCGAGTAGCGTCGCGATTTAGGTAGCACGTTATGAGCGATTATACCCGTAAAGCTGGAAGCAATTTACAGCATCCTTCGTGAATGAACTTTTCGTCTTCCTCTCGAATCCTGCAGTCGTAATCATTTTCCTGATGAGTGCCGCCGAGAACCACGCTTTCAACACTACGCAAgcatcgaaaatttcaatcaactgTTACAAACCATTCGAATAACAGCACTTTGTACATGAGATCATTTTTCGTTACTCAATTTTTACGTTAGACGATGTAAAAATTCACTTGAAACTCTCTCACTTTGGAATTACGTAGTTTCCGGCTTCGTCTTCAACAAGGAATACATGAAATGCCCAGGAAGCCTCAAcctggatgaaaaattgttcagtTTTGTGTCGATCGTTAAAATAATCCGATAATTATATTACACTACGTcagtgaataaatatttccaaaagAAAATCTTTCTCAATTCCATTCTGTGGACGACATTTTTTACCCTGGAGACCTGTCCTCGAACAGGTTGCATTGTCGCGTCTCCGATCAGATCGCGAGCTCCAAGACCGGTGCAGTTGACCAACAGGTCAAAACTTTCGTCAACTAATTCATCAAGCTTCgaaattttccttttcacaatatttccgCCTAGTGATTTAAATTTCGCCAAAATCCAGGGTATGAGGCGCGTTGGTTCGGCAGTGAAAGTTATGAATTGCCATCCGCTTCTGCAGcccataaattataattttaaacaccAAAAATTAAGGTTGGTTGGCCAAAAGTCAAAATCActtattgattttattacgagattgTCGTACAATGAGTATtcatcataatttttatattcgtaAGCTACGAATATCTCTtcgaaaatacgaaaacaaaaaaaaatatttgaattatcaACGAAGCTTTAGAAATCAACAATTCATTTTAAACCACTTCAAAATTCAGGGTAATAATCTAGCAGACTCATTTgatttcactctacgatggctcattttgttcagaatactattttttacaaattcactgaaactttttttcagcAGCCATGCAGAATTCAGTAATgctatttatatttattgatcACAATCAATATCGCTGCAACGTTGCAGAATTAATATTCGACGTTCAATATTCAGGTAATATGTAAAAAATAGTCTTACGAATAAGATAATCAAACCGTCATGAACTAAAGTTGATCGAGTCTCCTGGACTTTCAAACATTTCGATGGGGTTTGAAACGAGGCATCGATGGTTCCGgtgttttccattttttggtTTTAAAGAGACCTTCGTAGTTATTAAAATACTCAATGTACGATTACTCGGTaataaaattagtaaaaattatcgatttgTGGGAATTTAACCTCCTTGCGATAAGCTAGTGGATTTTCTCCAGACGCCAAAAACTGTGCTCCGAATTTTCATACTGTTTAATCGTTCCATTCGAATACCGTATTTcctccgaatagtgccgccgACTTCACCTCTGAATAGGGCCGCGAGTCATTCTTGTCGattgctttttgtttttgaggtgacagtttttttttttcacttaatcGCTGGTAAGTGTAAAATATGCAATGAAAAGTTTATATCGATCAAGAAATCATCGAGCAGTTGAATGATTATGAGAGGCATGCCGCTGAGAGGAACGAAGTGCATGTTCTGggcgaataaaataattctacgGATTTGTTTCAAACCCTCCATACGTCGTCAGAGCTCTGGTGCGAATAAAACACGATCTATATTGCATTGAACTCACGAGAAGTATTGATTCGATTCGATGTATTCGTACGTTAATATGACttgtgttaaataaaaaatgtacaaaattacTTGAATTCCCACGTTCTAGTTCCAGTGTCAGGGTTTTcactattatttttcaatgaaataattcaagttaTTCAATGTGATTCCGAATACATGTACATGAGTCCGAGAATATTTCGCAGCCTAAAATGTCTCAAAAATGAGATGACGGATCATCGATAAGTGATGTGAAGCGTTTTCCAACAGCGGGCCTACACAGGGATAATTGTCCAAACACTCGTAAACAGAAAGTAGTGGGAGAAGCGCTGAAGCAAGGATCAGGCGAAGCGGCCCTATTCGGAGGGATTACCGTACTCGGGTTAAAATACGAACGTGTATTCAGCAGCCTGCTCCTCGTTCAGTCTCCTCAAATCGCCGAGGGACATTCTGCGAGAGCCAAAAACCGTAGAAGTCCAAGCCTGCTCGGGAACGCCCCGAGCATCGCTGGTCACCCTGGTGATCGGAATAAGAGAAACCCCAGCATCTCCCGCCGACTCGCTTTTCCAAATACTCAGCATCCAGCGATAAGTTTCTCCGGACCAACGCCTTGGGTCACAAATTCAAGTCtttcaaataattacaaatacaCGAATACACACCTACCCTGGGTTATTTCCGTTACGCGCCCCATTGGGGCCCCTAGTCGTAGGCAAATCGGGGTACAAGTTGACTCGGAGCAGCTTCGCAGCCTCCGCTGCTCTTTTGTTAACACGCGACTGATTGGCCACGGGGAAACTCGGAGCTGCTCAGAGTGGACTTGTTCTACCTGGATTTGCCTATAATCAGGGGTCCTTACGAGGTGCATCACGGAAATAACCAGATATAATAAGCACGAGTGACACCGAATCGTCATCGggctgaagtttgtaacgttattgtacCGATGCATCTTTGGAAAAAGTAGTTGTTTTGTAACTTAAGATTGCTTCGAATTTACTAAACTGTTAATACGGTATCAAACTACTTATATTTCGcatattcaacattttcagGTGTTCTGAAGGTGCAAAATACTAATTTTTGGTTTCAATGTTGCGATACATCAACGTTGCCTAACTTCAGCCTTGTGAATGGTCAGTGCCTTTTTTCAGTCGTTACATTTTTAATCGAATAGGAAAGATGAATGCGAATgaattgattattaattacaaGACGTCTTCGGCGGGGGTGTTTCCCAAAAGATAGGGAGTCCAGAGTCCCGCACTTCCGTCGCCGGTCGTCTGGGGCGAAAAAGCGTCGGCGAAGACGGTGACTCGTGAGACCGGAAATGCTTCCTTAATGGCGAGAGACGTCGCGGCGCCAACGACACCTGCGCCAATAACAGCGATATTCATTTCTGCACTCGACGGACCGACGGCAAGCAAGCAAGTGAAATACTCCGAGACGGATTCCCGACTGAGACGCTGTTTCGATTAACAAGGTATTAACAAGGTACAAATGCTATGCGATTATTTCGAAACGACCCTGTGAACGATAATTCGCAATTGTGTTTACGGCACACGGAAAAACCCAGGCATGAGATAACATTTTCCCTTCGTATttatgtacacacatacatgcaATTCGCGATAGGTCGCGGAGACAATGATAACCCCGTGAACTCGTTCAGACAACGGATGCCGCTGGCGATCTTTAAAAGAGGCTGCATGGCGAAAAATCtatactttttctttattatcaCACGAGATAGTTGTTGCATTGAGTGTTTATCAgataaattatatgtataagctTGTTATGTGAAGAACTCTCAAAAAATGGTTAAATAGACATAGCCGAATGGATGCTTGgtttcaaatcgcttcaaaattgtttaaacttcaacagattcgttcgatttcactctacgatTCCTCATTTTCTTCGGaacactatttttttttttttttacaaatcagcaaaaaatatttgttgttatcaCAGTGCTGGCAtggttaaatatttaatttcacaacATTGCATCCGATATATTGATTATAGTCAAAAAATGACGATATTgaattaaaaactgaaaagaaacaaaacaatacTATTGACTAAGTAGAGAACAGCATTCGTAATCGTAAAAAAGTTACTAGAATGTGTACAACAAACCTCTTTAATAATTCCGTTaataacgttgaaaattgacTAATTGCGGAAATGGTAAGTtgaattgaggcgaataaatCGTGCGGAAAGTAAggctcaaattttcgacaaattttcgtcTGCGCAAAATCGgtttgattaaataattacatGTATGAATACTTAATgatcaatataataaacatGCTCTTGACCTCTTGTCAATAATCCAATGCGTATATCATTTCCAGATACGTGCAGTCAGTTTCACCAGTTTATTACTCTTTTGTTTTCGACTAGCAAGATCTTTCAAAATACGTAAGTTGAGGAATCTCTTCGCTATTGTCGAATGCTATTTGATGATATGTTTCACTCAAAAACAATGATTAGCCACTTTATCACGTTATAGTAGTCGGTATATAGTCAGTTTCTCACGTTCTTCAGGGTTTGAATTTCATCTTGGTGATAGCAACTGACGTGTGTTGCGAATAATGGTGatgggtaaaaatatttataaatatttaataaatatgttTACCTAcctcaacaaaaaaaaaaaaaaaaaaaaaaacaaccggAACTGAGTGTTCgggaaataaattcaatgaaGATTAAGGATTTCTACCAAACGTCCCAATTTGTGTAACATATGACTCGGAAAAACCATTTTTAACTCCgtttctcgaaaaaaaaaaaaaaaaaaaaaaaatcagaacaaACGAAATCTTCACAGgaggaaattttcagaaaaatttcttatcaagttttcaattcattacTTCCGCCGTACTGCAGTTTCGAAAAGTTTGTaagaatttttaacgaaatttcgttttaGCATTTTGTCATTCTCCGATATCTTCTGTATCGAATTCTCAAAACTACTCGCTCGCATATGCCCGGGAGAttacttggaaaaatttcacggatAGTTTcagatttattgaaataaatttcacttcaCGTTGTCAGTCGTTGCGCCATGTCGATAAGTTTGAGTCTACAAGACCGCATATTCTCAGCATAATGCCTTCAAGTGACCGGCTGTTATGCTGAAATATGGGAATTGCGTGAATCGAAACAGAATAACGATGTCGATGATCCGTGAAACTCGATGTTAGAGATGAACTTGGCTATGAGGAAAATGTTATTTCGCAAAAGGCTTCGTTGTTGGTCACACCGCATTACCGATAAACGGAGCATAATACTTCTTAATATAATTGACAAAGGTCTTACACTCTGCTTACCGATCACGCAATGCGATGTAGTTCAACATCCTCTTTCTCGACGACGATCAGGGCGAACAATCTACTCTCACAGCACGAGAATTCCATAACTTGTCAGATTGTGTTTCGCAGAATTCCCTTGGCTATATGCTATTCGACACGTAACTCGTGCGATAAccgttgtacgtatatacaaaaCATACCTATAACATAATCTCATTACGAGACATATACCCGAAGGACCGTTGAAgacaaaaaaggaaaaccaAATTTTATAACCAACGAATGAAGTATTATTTTACACGCGCAATTTCGTAGCAATTtgattcttgtttttttaagGGAGACCGAGCGATGCTGGGAAATTTTGATCATTCTTAAACAAAATCTTTTTCACCATCTATACTGTTCGGGtgattttgttttcacttttaaaaacGATCCATGCATTGGCGGCAAAAACAATTTGCCCGAAAAATATGTAGCACGATCCTTAAAGTTCAccgaaaaatgttaaaaaagcAAACTAGGCTCTTGATACGATCATCTTTACTTGCATAGACTGCTGATGGAAGAGTtgttaattttctaaaaaaaatttaatatcttgactgaaaaatattacagttcAACCGagtcgaaatattttatctactatatatataatatccgTGACCGAGACGAATTAGAAAAATAGCGAATAAACTGCATCGACATATTTTAATCACTGTTATAGATAAAAATGAGAGTTCCAACTTACGATAATATCCTGCAACAGCGTGAGATGACGCTATTCGGAGAAGTCTTTCGTCCGATAATACAATGAAGCAAAACAAACAATGAAGATGTGGGAATTCACATTTGCGCACTGACAAAGTTCCTGTCATTGTtaaacatttaatttcattgttGCGGATCACGAACCAACACCGCGCGATTGTCAATAAAAATCACGAATGAATAGTTTTACCAAACGCAGAGAGCGAAAAATGGCAACGCGAAAAATTTAACCGCACCGACAAAAATTTCGactttttattgttattatacagAGCTTAACTATTTTCAGTTTTGACCACAGCCAAAGATGAAAATGAACTTTCCAGCCGTGAAAGGAAAATTTAGTTCCTTCGAATAATAACCGTCGTTGTAACTGtgtaaacaattttcttcCGATCTCCTAGTAACTATAactaaaatgaaattttcccaattccgcgtgagggaaagttgaatattaaaaattagaaactttGCGGATCTCGCGAGGCGAACGTCCGAAGGGGTTCGGCAAGACTGAATATGGGGCACGTCTCTGGGCCCCTGAAGCTGGGATGGATGCTCGGTTCAAGTTTGCCGGAGTGAAGTGCCCGATGACAGCCCGAGATATGAGGTATTTATTTACACTCGTGCAGCTACGGGTAGACATAATACGCTCCGGAAATGAGATAAAGCAACGAGAGGCGACTTCGGACTCCTGCTTGGTACAAACCGAGACTATTCGGCGTGCAAAAGGACCAAAGGACCGGGGTCTGTTCCACGGAATTAAATCGGCAGTCGCGTCGCCTCGCCGATTGTCGATTTTGCGCAGCAATGTCAGAGTCGCGTGGTTGTtcgcaaaatttcatttcgtcaATTCCTGCACAAGTTCACGACgatacgatgaaaatttccCTCCCGCACAACACTGCAAGCAATGTGCATGGTGTTGgatttttttcgctttttttttttgtttttgcgtCAGAACTGATTACGTTCCTCGCGATTTACTGCTGCGTAgtcggaaatttttcgatgTCGTTAATTGTGCGTTGAGGAATTTTTGGTACCTTAAATCTGTACTTAACGAACGACAGGTTATTGATTTCACTTGTCACGATTCTACGGCAGTTAGTTTTTTTCACGGAGGCTGGTAACTGGAGAAGCAATACTTTTCTTTACTATTTTATTACGGGATTGTTGCATTttgagagaaaattaaattcacacGTTCGTATAAGCTGTACGAAGATTTTCCTAGAGGTGGATGAAAAAGTTGTCGAATTTTGCTTTGAAATCATGTTTGAAATGGTTCAAAATCTAGGAGTTTCCTTTTATCTCATAACACGACGAATTACTTTGTTCAGAAGACAATCTGCTCGacatttacatatataaattacttttttctgtttcgttAATATCGGGAAACATTCGATGTCGGTAAATATTCGATTTTACAAGCTTGCACTTACATCGATTTTTAACTGAAAACGCTAATATCAAATTAACTATTGacaagataaaaatatacatacatacgtttcggtgaatttgtaaaaaatagttttcctGCAAAAAAGTGAACTGGAGTGGGGTAAAA is a window of Neodiprion fabricii isolate iyNeoFabr1 chromosome 6, iyNeoFabr1.1, whole genome shotgun sequence DNA encoding:
- the LOC124184520 gene encoding D-aspartate oxidase — encoded protein: MNIAVIGAGVVGAATSLAIKEAFPVSRVTVFADAFSPQTTGDGSAGLWTPYLLGNTPAEDVLRWSGETYRWMLSIWKSESAGDAGVSLIPITRVTSDARGVPEQAWTSTVFGSRRMSLGDLRRLNEEQAAEYTSGWQFITFTAEPTRLIPWILAKFKSLGGNIVKRKISKLDELVDESFDLLVNCTGLGARDLIGDATMQPVRGQVSRVEASWAFHVFLVEDEAGNYVIPNVESVVLGGTHQENDYDCRIREEDEKFIHEGCCKLLPALRECNIIKRWVGLRPGRPRVRLETESRAAENGKKFTVIHNYGHGGSGVTLCWGCALDVVRIVHGLKAEKNLSKL